DNA sequence from the Desulfovibrio sp. ZJ209 genome:
TCCAGGTGGTGCGCGTCACCGAGCAGGAAATCATGGACGCCATGATAGCGGCCAACCGGCATGGCCATATCGCCTGCACCCAGGGCGGCGAATGCCTCGCGGGCCTGCGCGTGGCGCTCGCCGAAGGGCTGGTGGGCAAGGACGAACGCGCGGTGCTCGATTCCACGGCGCACAGCCTCAAGTTCGCGGGCTTCCAGGACATGTATTTCAACAACGGCTTTCCGCCGGAATACGGCGTCACGCCCGACCCTGCGCTCGCCAACCGGCCCGAGCTTTTGCTTCAGCCCAGGGAGCGCGAGGGCCGCGATGTGGCCAGCTTCGCGCGCCTCGGCGCCGAGGCCGTGGCCAGGCGCCTCGGCCTGCGTCCGCGTGATTAAGGAGCAAACACCATGACCCTGCAAGAACTCTTCGCCGTTCCCGCGCCCGAGACGCGCATCCCCATGCCCTATGTCATCGCCGAGGCCGGCGTGAACCACGAGGGCAAAATGGACATCGCCAGGCGCCTCATCGACGAGGCCGCCGAGGGCGGCGCCAACGCCATCAAGTTCCAGACCTACAAGGCCGAGACACTCGCCTCGAAGGATTCCCCCGCCTACTGGGACACGAGCAAGGAGCCCACGCAGAGCCAGTACGAGCTCTTCAAGCGCCACGACTCCTTCTGGAAAAACGAGTTCCAGGCCCTGAAGAAGCACTGCGACGCGGCCGGCATCGCCTTCCTCTCCACGCCCTTTGACGTGGAGTCGGCGCGCTTCCTGAACGACCTCATGGACGTGTTCAAGATCTCCTCGTCCGACATCACCAACAAGCCCTTTATTGAAATCCTCTGCGGCTACGGCAAGCCCATCCTGCTCTCCACGGGCGCGGCGCACCTGCACGAGATCGCCGAGGCCGTGGAGTGGATAGAAGCCAAGGGCAACAAGCTCGCCCTGCTCCACTGCGTGCTCAACTACCCCACGGCGGACGAAAACGCGGCCCTCGGCATGATACCCGCGCTTCGGCGCATCTTCCCGGGCCATGCCATCGGCTATTCGGACCACACCCTGCCGAAGGACATGCACACCCTCGAGATCGCCACCCTGCTCGGCGCGCGCGTGCTGGAAAAGCATTTCAGCCACGACAAGACCCTGCCCGGCAACGACCACTACCACGCCATGGACAAGGACGACCTCAAGCTCTTTTTCCGGCGCATGCGCGCGACCCTCGCCAGCGTGGGCGAAATTGGCGTCAGGGCGCTCCCGCAGGAGGAGCCGGCGCGAAAGCACGCCCGCCGCTCGCTGGTGACGGCCCGGGCCGTCCCGGCCGGCCACGCGCTCACGCCCGCCGACCTCACGTGGAAGCGCCCGGCCCACGGCATTTCGCCGCGCTGCTATGACGAGGTTGTGGGCATGGCGGCGCGGCGCGACCTTGCCGAAGACACGGTGCTCCAGTGGACGGATCTGGAACGGCCCTGACGGCGGAGGCGCCCCCGCACAAGCCCGAAGCCCCACGCCCGGCCTTCGGCGAGCTCGTCCTCGGGGCCATGCCCCGCGGAGCCGACCCGGCGCGTGTGCTGGCCGTGGGCCCTTCCTGCTTTGCGGGCCGCGAGGAATTCTTCCCGGACTGGGAAACCGCCTTCACCTTCGCGCCCGAGCCGCTGGCCGAGCACGCCGTCGCGCGCGAGGCCGCGCGTGCCGCCCAGGCGCTGGCCGCGGACGCCCTCCCGCGCCTGGCCCAGTGGGTCTCGCCCCATGCCGGGGAGCTCCCGGCCGCCTATTGGCAGACCCTGCTCGCCCCCTGGGCCGTGGACGTGGCGCGGCAGGTCATCGAGCGCCATGTGCGCGCCCGGGCCATGGTTGCGGCCTGGGGCGGCCTTGAGCTCCATGTGGGGCTGCTGCCCGCGGACATGGCCTTCCAATTCCAGGACGAGCATGACTTCACCCTGCGCGGCGCCCTCGGCACGGACTTCAACCACTGGCTCTTCTCGCGCCTTCTGGAGGCGGACTGGCCCCCCGCGTGGAAGCGGCACTTCCCCGAGGCCGGGGAAAGCACGGCGCAAGCCCCTGCGGACAAGGCCCCGGACGGGGCGGCCGGGCCGGCCGAGCCGCTCCTGCGGCACTGGCTCAGGCGCACGCTGCGCTCGCTCCTGCTCGGGCTGCCCTTCCCGCGGCTCAAGGGCATGACCCTGCCGCAGGCCCTGCGTTTTTCGCTGGCCCTCCTGCATCCCTGCCACGGGCCGGACCACAGCCTCGATCTCGAAACGGCCTTCGGCGGCGCGGCGGGAAAAGACACGCCCCTTATCCCGCCGCTGCCGCTGGACCCGCTGCCCCTTTTTCAAGCCGCCTGCCCGGCGAGCCTGCGCGCGCTCAGGCACCCGGCCGCCCTCCCGCGCACCTCGCGGCCCCGGCTGCGCGTGGCCACCATCCTCGCCTATGAGGACGCGGCCTACCGTGAGCGGCTGGCGCGCTGGCGCGGGCGCGGCCACCGGCTCGCCTTCGCCCAGCACGGCGGCAACTACGGCATGGAGGCCGTGGCCTGCGAAACGGCCTTCGTGGAATACAGCCAGGATGTGTTCTTCACCTGGGGCTGGACGCGCCACGGCGAGGCGCGGGGCAACTTCGTGCCCTTACCCTCGCCGCAGCTCGCGCGGCTGGAAAACGCGTGGCACGGAGCGGCTGGGGAAGACCTGCTCTTCGTGGGCACGGAAATGGCGGCTTTCGCCTACAGGCTCGACTCCCACCCCACCCCCCTGCAACTGGTGGAATACCGCGAAGACAAGGAATGGTTCTTCGAGGCGCTGGGGCGCGAGCTGCAATCGCGCACCCTCTACCGGCCGTATTTTCCCCTGCCGGGCTCGCTCGAGGACGCGGCGTGGCTGTTGCCGCGCATGCCGAGGCTCAAGCTCTGCACCGGGCCGCTTCTGCCGCACCTGCTCGGCTGCCGGCTGCTCGTGCTGGACCATCACGGCACGTCGCTGCTGGAGGCCATGGCCGCCAACGTGCCCATGGTGCTCTACTGGAACCGCGCCCACTGGCCCCTCACCCCCGAGGGCGACGCCCTGCTGGACGAGCTCGCGGCCGCGGGCATCTGGTTCCCCACAGCGGAGGAAGCCGCCGTGCAGGCGCGGCGCGTCTGGCCGGCAGCCGCCTCGTGGTGGCAGAGCCCGGACATCCAGGCCGCGCGGCGGCGTTTCTGTGACGCGCAGGCCCGGCTTTCCCATGGCAAGGAAGTTCCCCTCTGGACGCAAACGCTGAAGGCGCTATGAACACCCTCTCCCGCCTGTGGCACAGGATGCGCGCGGCCCTCGGGCCGTCCCCGAAACTCCTTCCCCTGCTGGCGCTCGCGCTGGTTCTCGCCGCAGCCCCCGCATCTGCCCCGGCCCCGGCGCTCGCCGCCGCCAAGCCAAGCCCGGCCCCCAAGGCGGCGCCGGACGCGGCCCGGGATCTCACCGCCGCGCAGGCCGCGCTCGACAAGGGCGACTATGCCGCGGTCATCGGGCTGCTCTCGCCGCTCGCGGAAGCGGGCAATGCGGAGGCGCTTTACGTGCTCGGGCGGCTGCGCCTCGAGGGCAAGGGCGTGAAAAAGAACGAAGCACGCGCCGCCCAGCTCTTCAACCAGGCGGCGGAAAAGGGCGACATCAGCGCCCAGAACGCGTGGGCCACGGCGCTCGCCCGCGGCCAGGGCACGCGCCGCAATTATCTCGAGGCGGCGCGCTGGTTCCGCAAGGCCGCGGAGCAGGGGCTCGCCGAGGCGCAGTACAATCTCGGCTATCTCTACGCCCACGGCCGCGGCGTGAAGAAGGACGAGAACGCCGCCCTCGACTGGTACGGCCGCGCCGCCAACCAGGGCCTCGCCGACGCCCAGTATTCCCTCGGCTGGACCTACCTCAATGCCAAGGGCGACAACCAGAGCGACACCAAGGCCGCGCACTGGTTCGCCAAGGCCGCCGAGCAGGATCACCTGAAAGCGCAGAACAACCTCGCCTTCATGTACGCCGAGGGCCGAGGCTTCGCGCGGGACCCGGCCCGGGCCGTGCAGTGGTACACGCGCGCGGCCGAGCGCGGCTCGCCCGAGGCGCAATACAATCTCGGCTTCATGTACGAGCAGGGGCGCGGCGTGCCGCAGGACTACGCCAAGGCCGTGGAATGGTACCGCAAGGCCGCGGAGCAAAACGAGGCCGCCGCCCAGTTCAGCCTCGGGCTCATGTATGACCAGGGCACCGGCGTGGAGCGCAACCTCACCGAAGCGACCCGCTGGTACCGCCTCGCCGCGCGCAACGGCGACCCGGACGCCAAGGCAGTCCTCCGCGCGCAGAGCGCGGCGGCGGCGCCCGTGGTCAAGAGCGCGCCCAAGGGCAAGGAAAAGACGGCCCCACGCGCCAAGGAGGGCGGCAAGAGCCGCGATACCGGGAAGCCATAGCGGGGAATGGCCGGGTGAAAAGATCCCGGACACCCGGGCCCACCCTCTGCGCCCGCAAGACCGGCCTGCGGGTGGCGCCC
Encoded proteins:
- a CDS encoding LIC12162 family protein, which translates into the protein MDGSGTALTAEAPPHKPEAPRPAFGELVLGAMPRGADPARVLAVGPSCFAGREEFFPDWETAFTFAPEPLAEHAVAREAARAAQALAADALPRLAQWVSPHAGELPAAYWQTLLAPWAVDVARQVIERHVRARAMVAAWGGLELHVGLLPADMAFQFQDEHDFTLRGALGTDFNHWLFSRLLEADWPPAWKRHFPEAGESTAQAPADKAPDGAAGPAEPLLRHWLRRTLRSLLLGLPFPRLKGMTLPQALRFSLALLHPCHGPDHSLDLETAFGGAAGKDTPLIPPLPLDPLPLFQAACPASLRALRHPAALPRTSRPRLRVATILAYEDAAYRERLARWRGRGHRLAFAQHGGNYGMEAVACETAFVEYSQDVFFTWGWTRHGEARGNFVPLPSPQLARLENAWHGAAGEDLLFVGTEMAAFAYRLDSHPTPLQLVEYREDKEWFFEALGRELQSRTLYRPYFPLPGSLEDAAWLLPRMPRLKLCTGPLLPHLLGCRLLVLDHHGTSLLEAMAANVPMVLYWNRAHWPLTPEGDALLDELAAAGIWFPTAEEAAVQARRVWPAAASWWQSPDIQAARRRFCDAQARLSHGKEVPLWTQTLKAL
- a CDS encoding N-acetylneuraminate synthase family protein; this translates as MTLQELFAVPAPETRIPMPYVIAEAGVNHEGKMDIARRLIDEAAEGGANAIKFQTYKAETLASKDSPAYWDTSKEPTQSQYELFKRHDSFWKNEFQALKKHCDAAGIAFLSTPFDVESARFLNDLMDVFKISSSDITNKPFIEILCGYGKPILLSTGAAHLHEIAEAVEWIEAKGNKLALLHCVLNYPTADENAALGMIPALRRIFPGHAIGYSDHTLPKDMHTLEIATLLGARVLEKHFSHDKTLPGNDHYHAMDKDDLKLFFRRMRATLASVGEIGVRALPQEEPARKHARRSLVTARAVPAGHALTPADLTWKRPAHGISPRCYDEVVGMAARRDLAEDTVLQWTDLERP
- a CDS encoding SEL1-like repeat protein translates to MNTLSRLWHRMRAALGPSPKLLPLLALALVLAAAPASAPAPALAAAKPSPAPKAAPDAARDLTAAQAALDKGDYAAVIGLLSPLAEAGNAEALYVLGRLRLEGKGVKKNEARAAQLFNQAAEKGDISAQNAWATALARGQGTRRNYLEAARWFRKAAEQGLAEAQYNLGYLYAHGRGVKKDENAALDWYGRAANQGLADAQYSLGWTYLNAKGDNQSDTKAAHWFAKAAEQDHLKAQNNLAFMYAEGRGFARDPARAVQWYTRAAERGSPEAQYNLGFMYEQGRGVPQDYAKAVEWYRKAAEQNEAAAQFSLGLMYDQGTGVERNLTEATRWYRLAARNGDPDAKAVLRAQSAAAAPVVKSAPKGKEKTAPRAKEGGKSRDTGKP